One Ricinus communis isolate WT05 ecotype wild-type chromosome 1, ASM1957865v1, whole genome shotgun sequence DNA window includes the following coding sequences:
- the LOC8283322 gene encoding flowering-promoting factor 1, whose translation MSGVWIFDKKGVARLITNPTRESFEQKEPPSPGTATAPGARPRVLVYLPTNQVIRSYSELEQRLIELGWTRYSGCSQHNNLIQFHKSDNSAHLISLPNRFANFKSFHMYDIVVKNHSFFEVREPVAKD comes from the coding sequence ATGTCTGGTGTGTGGATATTCGACAAGAAAGGAGTAGCACGCCTGATAACCAACCCTACAAGAGAATCCTTCGAGCAGAAAGAGCCACCTTCTCCAGGCACAGCAACAGCACCAGGTGCTCGACCAAGGGTTCTCGTCTATCTCCCAACAAACCAGGTCATCCGCTCCTACTCTGAGCTCGAACAGCGGCTTATCGAACTGGGGTGGACTCGTTACAGTGGATGCAGCCAGCACAACAACCTCATCCAATTCCACAAATCTGACAACTCCGCCCATCTAATCTCCCTACCTAACCGTTTTGCCAACTTCAAGTCTTTCCATATGTATGATATTGTTGTCAAGAATCATTCCTTCTTTGAAGTTCGTGAACCTGTGGCTAAAGATTGA
- the LOC125369041 gene encoding factor of DNA methylation 4-like, with product MLENEMKEKDEKVRDLEARCTKERKANDQFQEAHKELIRVSKQILENSFRPHTLECMHHVMIYCCNSMCLLIQGFAEFPSSRANIRTKRMGELDSNPFYATAKRKYGEFEAEEKATELISLWEELLKDECWYPFKMLQDKTGELKEVIDETDINLKDLRKEYGERAYESVTRALQEINEYNPNGREPVLELWNFKEDRKAADMKEGVAHLLKLCKIRNAKAKYEARK from the exons ATGCtggaaaatgaaatgaaagagAAGGACGAGAAAGTGAGAGATTTGGAGGCTCGTTGTACTAAGGAAAGAAAAGCTAATGATCAATTTCAGGAAGCTCACAAGGAGTTAATTCGAGTAAGCAAAcaaatcttagaaaatagttTCAGACCACATACATTAGAATGCATGCATCATGTCATGATCTACTGCTGCAATTCGATGTGTCTTTTAATACAGGGTTTTGCAGAATTTCCTAGCAGCCGTGCAAACATTCGTACAAAGAGGATGGGGGAGCTTGATAGCAACCCATTTTACGCAACTGCCAAGAGAAAATATGGCGAATTCGAGGCTGAAGAAAAAGCTACGGAGTTAATTTCGCTTTGGGAGGAGCTTCTTAAGGATGAATGTTGGTATCCATTTAAAATGCTGCAGGACAAAACAGGAGAACTGAAG GAAGTGATAGATGAAACTGACATAAACCTGAAAGATCTTCGCAAGGAATACGGTGAACGAGCATACGAGTCTGTGACAAGAGCCCTGCAGGAAATTAACGAATATAATCCGAACGGTAGGGAACCGGTGCTTGAGCTCTGGAATTTCAAGGAAGACAGGAAGGCAGCAGACATGAAAGAGGGCGTGGCACACCTGCTGAAGCTGtgtaaaataagaaatgcGAAGGCCAAATATGAAGCAAGAAAATGA